The following proteins come from a genomic window of Takifugu rubripes chromosome 11, fTakRub1.2, whole genome shotgun sequence:
- the fosb gene encoding protein FosB isoform X4: protein MQLFWKQTKSISPINNKINNCVNLYFDPSGEMYQGFPGDPDNGSRGSSSPSIESQYLSSVDSFGSPPTTSAPQECVSVGAGLAIVDSGPGASAGGEMPGSFVPTVTAITTSQDLQWMVQPTLVSSQASGQSGSTGTTTMTQPVSLVDPYDMPGPSYSSGSGFTPPSSDPQGPALGPIRHSRNRSRRTREESVSEDGDVGVLLTPEEEEKRRVRRERNKLAAAKCRNRRRELTDRLQTETDILEEEKAELEAEISELHKEKERLEFVLVAHQPNCKIPYQDQPQQGTSQLLPVQSQLPPQTLQPVSGVGLAVKEDTFYLPPAYTAHPASAQAQPPVPPQQPQPGIVQESSTPESPKTPSSPWDLE, encoded by the exons ATGCAACTTTTTTGGAAACAAACCAAGAGCATCTCGCCCATTAATAACAAGATCAACAACT GTGTCAACTTATATTTCGATCCCTCCGGGGAAATGTACCAAGGGTTCCCCGGTGATCCAGACAACGGATCACGTGGAAGCTCGTCTCCATCCATAGAGTCCCAGTACCTTTCCTCCGTGGACTCCTTCGGGAGCCCGCCGACCACTAGTGCTCCGCAG gagtgtgtgtcagtgggaGCTGGATTGGCCATTGTGGATAGTGGGCCTGGGGCCAGTGCTGGAGGGGAGATGCCCGGTTCATTTGTGCCAACTGTCACCGCCATCACGACCAGTCAGGACCTGCAGTGGATGGTACAACCGACCCTCGTCTCCTCTCAGGCCTCTGGACAGAGTGGGTCCACTGGCACCACGACCATGACCCAGCCGGTGTCACTAGTTGACCCTTATGACATGCCAGGCCCCAGTTATTCCTCTGGCTCTGGATTCACTCCTCCGAGCTCAGATCCCCAAGGTCCAGCACTGGGCCCTATCCGCCACTCCAGGAATCGTAGTCGTCGTACACGAGAAGAGTCTGTGAGTGAAGATGGAGATGTTGGTGTGtta CTAACAccggaagaggaggagaagcgtCGCGTTCGACGGGAGCGGAACAAACTGGCTGCAGCCAAATGTAGAAACCGCCGGCGAgagctgacagacaggctgcagacg GAGACGGACatactggaggaggagaaggcggAGCTTGAAGCTGAGATCTCCGAGCTTCACAAGGAGAAGGAGCGCCTGGAGTTCGTTTTGGTGGCCCACCAGCCGAACTGCAAGATCCCCTACCAGGACCAGCCCCAGCAGGGCACCTCGCAGCTCCTTCCAGTCCAGTCCCAGCTCCCTCCCCAGACCTTGCAACCGGTCTCCGGCGTGGGCTTGGCTGTGAAGGAGGACACTTTCTATCTGCCACCTGCCTACACAGCCCATCCAGCTTCTGCACAGGCTCAGCCCCCGGTCCCGCCGCAGCAGCCTCAGCCAGGGATTGTGCAGGAG TCTTCGACCCCTGAGAGCCCGAAGACCCCCAGCAGCCCTTGGGACCTTGAGTGA
- the fosb gene encoding protein FosB isoform X2 — protein sequence MQLFWKQTKSISPINNKINNCVNLYFDPSGEMYQGFPGDPDNGSRGSSSPSIESQYLSSVDSFGSPPTTSAPQECVSVGAGLAIVDSGPGASAGGEMPGSFVPTVTAITTSQDLQWMVQPTLVSSQASGQSGSTGTTTMTQPVSLVDPYDMPGPSYSSGSGFTPPSSDPQGPALGPIRHSRNRSRRTREESLTPEEEEKRRVRRERNKLAAAKCRNRRRELTDRLQTETDILEEEKAELEAEISELHKEKERLEFVLVAHQPNCKIPYQDQPQQGTSQLLPVQSQLPPQTLQPVSGVGLAVKEDTFYLPPAYTAHPASAQAQPPVPPQQPQPGIVQEVEFSRSFYGSSEPAPGGPCLMASDSGGGGGGGGGGINDGAVIGSYNTSYTSSFVFTYPEGACGVSANQRNSSSEQSSDSLNSPSLLAL from the exons ATGCAACTTTTTTGGAAACAAACCAAGAGCATCTCGCCCATTAATAACAAGATCAACAACT GTGTCAACTTATATTTCGATCCCTCCGGGGAAATGTACCAAGGGTTCCCCGGTGATCCAGACAACGGATCACGTGGAAGCTCGTCTCCATCCATAGAGTCCCAGTACCTTTCCTCCGTGGACTCCTTCGGGAGCCCGCCGACCACTAGTGCTCCGCAG gagtgtgtgtcagtgggaGCTGGATTGGCCATTGTGGATAGTGGGCCTGGGGCCAGTGCTGGAGGGGAGATGCCCGGTTCATTTGTGCCAACTGTCACCGCCATCACGACCAGTCAGGACCTGCAGTGGATGGTACAACCGACCCTCGTCTCCTCTCAGGCCTCTGGACAGAGTGGGTCCACTGGCACCACGACCATGACCCAGCCGGTGTCACTAGTTGACCCTTATGACATGCCAGGCCCCAGTTATTCCTCTGGCTCTGGATTCACTCCTCCGAGCTCAGATCCCCAAGGTCCAGCACTGGGCCCTATCCGCCACTCCAGGAATCGTAGTCGTCGTACACGAGAAGAGTCT CTAACAccggaagaggaggagaagcgtCGCGTTCGACGGGAGCGGAACAAACTGGCTGCAGCCAAATGTAGAAACCGCCGGCGAgagctgacagacaggctgcagacg GAGACGGACatactggaggaggagaaggcggAGCTTGAAGCTGAGATCTCCGAGCTTCACAAGGAGAAGGAGCGCCTGGAGTTCGTTTTGGTGGCCCACCAGCCGAACTGCAAGATCCCCTACCAGGACCAGCCCCAGCAGGGCACCTCGCAGCTCCTTCCAGTCCAGTCCCAGCTCCCTCCCCAGACCTTGCAACCGGTCTCCGGCGTGGGCTTGGCTGTGAAGGAGGACACTTTCTATCTGCCACCTGCCTACACAGCCCATCCAGCTTCTGCACAGGCTCAGCCCCCGGTCCCGCCGCAGCAGCCTCAGCCAGGGATTGTGCAGGAGGTAGAGTTTTCTCGTTCTTTCTATGGCTCGAGCGAGCCGGCGCCGGGCGGGCCTTGCCTCATGGCCAGcgacagtggtggtggtggtggtggtggtggtggtggtatcAATGACGGTGCAGTCATTGGCAGCTACAACACCTCATACACATCTTCATTTGTGTTCACCTACCCAGAGGGAGCCTGCGGGGTCAGTGCCAACCAGCGGAACAGCAGTAGCGAGCAGTCGTCCGATTCCCTGAACTCGCCTTCACTGCTGGCACTCTGA
- the fosb gene encoding protein FosB isoform X1: MQLFWKQTKSISPINNKINNCVNLYFDPSGEMYQGFPGDPDNGSRGSSSPSIESQYLSSVDSFGSPPTTSAPQECVSVGAGLAIVDSGPGASAGGEMPGSFVPTVTAITTSQDLQWMVQPTLVSSQASGQSGSTGTTTMTQPVSLVDPYDMPGPSYSSGSGFTPPSSDPQGPALGPIRHSRNRSRRTREESVSEDGDVGVLLTPEEEEKRRVRRERNKLAAAKCRNRRRELTDRLQTETDILEEEKAELEAEISELHKEKERLEFVLVAHQPNCKIPYQDQPQQGTSQLLPVQSQLPPQTLQPVSGVGLAVKEDTFYLPPAYTAHPASAQAQPPVPPQQPQPGIVQEVEFSRSFYGSSEPAPGGPCLMASDSGGGGGGGGGGINDGAVIGSYNTSYTSSFVFTYPEGACGVSANQRNSSSEQSSDSLNSPSLLAL, encoded by the exons ATGCAACTTTTTTGGAAACAAACCAAGAGCATCTCGCCCATTAATAACAAGATCAACAACT GTGTCAACTTATATTTCGATCCCTCCGGGGAAATGTACCAAGGGTTCCCCGGTGATCCAGACAACGGATCACGTGGAAGCTCGTCTCCATCCATAGAGTCCCAGTACCTTTCCTCCGTGGACTCCTTCGGGAGCCCGCCGACCACTAGTGCTCCGCAG gagtgtgtgtcagtgggaGCTGGATTGGCCATTGTGGATAGTGGGCCTGGGGCCAGTGCTGGAGGGGAGATGCCCGGTTCATTTGTGCCAACTGTCACCGCCATCACGACCAGTCAGGACCTGCAGTGGATGGTACAACCGACCCTCGTCTCCTCTCAGGCCTCTGGACAGAGTGGGTCCACTGGCACCACGACCATGACCCAGCCGGTGTCACTAGTTGACCCTTATGACATGCCAGGCCCCAGTTATTCCTCTGGCTCTGGATTCACTCCTCCGAGCTCAGATCCCCAAGGTCCAGCACTGGGCCCTATCCGCCACTCCAGGAATCGTAGTCGTCGTACACGAGAAGAGTCTGTGAGTGAAGATGGAGATGTTGGTGTGtta CTAACAccggaagaggaggagaagcgtCGCGTTCGACGGGAGCGGAACAAACTGGCTGCAGCCAAATGTAGAAACCGCCGGCGAgagctgacagacaggctgcagacg GAGACGGACatactggaggaggagaaggcggAGCTTGAAGCTGAGATCTCCGAGCTTCACAAGGAGAAGGAGCGCCTGGAGTTCGTTTTGGTGGCCCACCAGCCGAACTGCAAGATCCCCTACCAGGACCAGCCCCAGCAGGGCACCTCGCAGCTCCTTCCAGTCCAGTCCCAGCTCCCTCCCCAGACCTTGCAACCGGTCTCCGGCGTGGGCTTGGCTGTGAAGGAGGACACTTTCTATCTGCCACCTGCCTACACAGCCCATCCAGCTTCTGCACAGGCTCAGCCCCCGGTCCCGCCGCAGCAGCCTCAGCCAGGGATTGTGCAGGAGGTAGAGTTTTCTCGTTCTTTCTATGGCTCGAGCGAGCCGGCGCCGGGCGGGCCTTGCCTCATGGCCAGcgacagtggtggtggtggtggtggtggtggtggtggtatcAATGACGGTGCAGTCATTGGCAGCTACAACACCTCATACACATCTTCATTTGTGTTCACCTACCCAGAGGGAGCCTGCGGGGTCAGTGCCAACCAGCGGAACAGCAGTAGCGAGCAGTCGTCCGATTCCCTGAACTCGCCTTCACTGCTGGCACTCTGA
- the fosb gene encoding protein FosB isoform X3 has product MQLFWKQTKSISPINNKINNCVNLYFDPSGEMYQGFPGDPDNGSRGSSSPSIESQYLSSVDSFGSPPTTSAPQECVSVGAGLAIVDSGPGASAGGEMPGSFVPTVTAITTSQDLQWMVQPTLVSSQASGQSGSTGTTTMTQPVSLVDPYDMPGPSYSSGSGFTPPSSDPQGPALGPIRHSRNRSRRTREESVSEDGDVGVLLTPEEEEKRRVRRERNKLAAAKCRNRRRELTDRLQTETDILEEEKAELEAEISELHKEKERLEFVLVAHQPNCKIPYQDQPQQGTSQLLPVQSQLPPQTLQPVSGVGLAVKEDTFYLPPAYTAHPASAQAQPPVPPQQPQPGIVQEREPAGSVPTSGTAVASSRPIP; this is encoded by the exons ATGCAACTTTTTTGGAAACAAACCAAGAGCATCTCGCCCATTAATAACAAGATCAACAACT GTGTCAACTTATATTTCGATCCCTCCGGGGAAATGTACCAAGGGTTCCCCGGTGATCCAGACAACGGATCACGTGGAAGCTCGTCTCCATCCATAGAGTCCCAGTACCTTTCCTCCGTGGACTCCTTCGGGAGCCCGCCGACCACTAGTGCTCCGCAG gagtgtgtgtcagtgggaGCTGGATTGGCCATTGTGGATAGTGGGCCTGGGGCCAGTGCTGGAGGGGAGATGCCCGGTTCATTTGTGCCAACTGTCACCGCCATCACGACCAGTCAGGACCTGCAGTGGATGGTACAACCGACCCTCGTCTCCTCTCAGGCCTCTGGACAGAGTGGGTCCACTGGCACCACGACCATGACCCAGCCGGTGTCACTAGTTGACCCTTATGACATGCCAGGCCCCAGTTATTCCTCTGGCTCTGGATTCACTCCTCCGAGCTCAGATCCCCAAGGTCCAGCACTGGGCCCTATCCGCCACTCCAGGAATCGTAGTCGTCGTACACGAGAAGAGTCTGTGAGTGAAGATGGAGATGTTGGTGTGtta CTAACAccggaagaggaggagaagcgtCGCGTTCGACGGGAGCGGAACAAACTGGCTGCAGCCAAATGTAGAAACCGCCGGCGAgagctgacagacaggctgcagacg GAGACGGACatactggaggaggagaaggcggAGCTTGAAGCTGAGATCTCCGAGCTTCACAAGGAGAAGGAGCGCCTGGAGTTCGTTTTGGTGGCCCACCAGCCGAACTGCAAGATCCCCTACCAGGACCAGCCCCAGCAGGGCACCTCGCAGCTCCTTCCAGTCCAGTCCCAGCTCCCTCCCCAGACCTTGCAACCGGTCTCCGGCGTGGGCTTGGCTGTGAAGGAGGACACTTTCTATCTGCCACCTGCCTACACAGCCCATCCAGCTTCTGCACAGGCTCAGCCCCCGGTCCCGCCGCAGCAGCCTCAGCCAGGGATTGTGCAGGAG AGGGAGCCTGCGGGGTCAGTGCCAACCAGCGGAACAGCAGTAGCGAGCAGTCGTCCGATTCCCTGA